One stretch of Bradyrhizobium canariense DNA includes these proteins:
- the ctaD gene encoding cytochrome c oxidase subunit I encodes MVDIPFDTVAGIPPAEVGEVELYHPKSWWTRYVFSQDAKVIAIQYSITALSIGMVALVLSWLMRLQLGFPGTFSFIDPNQYLQLITMHGMIMVIYLLTALFLGGFGNYLIPLMVGARDMVFPYVNMLSYWVYLLAVVVLVSTFFVPGGPTGAGWTLYPPQAILSGSPGQDWGIILMLASLILFIIGFTMGGLNYVVTVLQARTRGMTLMRLPLTVWGIFTATVMALLAFPALFVASVMLLLDRILGTSFFMPTLVEMGQLTKYGGGSPILFQHLFWFFGHPEVYIVALPAFGIISDLISIHARKNIFGYRMMVWAIVAIGALSFVVWAHHMYVSGMNPYFGFFFATTTLIIAIPTAIKVYNWVLTLWRGDIHLTVPMLFALAFIVTFVNGGLTGLFLGNVVVDVPLSDTMFVVAHFHMVMGIAPIMAVFGGIYHWYPKVTGRMLNEALGRFHFWVSFLGAYAIFFPMHYLGLLGVPRRYYEIGETAFVPASAHDLNAFMSVAALIVGFAQLVFLFNLIWSLFKGKEAGGNPWGAASLEWQTPQTPPGHGNWGKELPIVYRWAYDYSVPGAIRDFVPQNEPPTTLSAQGAHP; translated from the coding sequence ATGGTCGATATCCCGTTTGACACAGTCGCAGGCATCCCGCCGGCCGAAGTGGGTGAGGTCGAGCTCTATCATCCGAAAAGCTGGTGGACGAGGTACGTCTTTTCGCAGGACGCCAAGGTTATCGCCATCCAGTACTCGATCACGGCGTTGTCCATCGGAATGGTTGCGCTGGTGCTGTCGTGGCTGATGCGGCTGCAACTCGGATTCCCCGGCACGTTTTCGTTTATCGATCCGAACCAATATCTTCAGCTTATCACCATGCACGGCATGATCATGGTGATCTATCTTCTCACCGCGCTGTTTCTGGGAGGTTTCGGAAACTACCTCATCCCGCTGATGGTCGGCGCCCGGGACATGGTTTTCCCCTATGTCAACATGCTGAGCTACTGGGTCTACCTGCTCGCGGTCGTGGTGCTGGTCTCGACCTTTTTCGTGCCCGGCGGGCCCACTGGCGCCGGCTGGACGCTGTACCCACCTCAGGCGATTCTCTCCGGCTCCCCCGGGCAGGATTGGGGCATCATCCTCATGCTGGCCTCTCTGATCCTGTTCATCATCGGCTTCACCATGGGCGGGCTGAATTACGTGGTGACGGTGCTCCAGGCGCGCACACGCGGCATGACGTTGATGCGTTTGCCCTTGACGGTGTGGGGCATTTTCACGGCCACCGTCATGGCGCTGCTGGCCTTCCCGGCGCTGTTCGTCGCCTCGGTGATGCTGCTGCTCGATCGCATTTTGGGAACCAGCTTCTTCATGCCCACACTGGTCGAGATGGGCCAGCTGACGAAGTATGGAGGTGGCAGCCCGATCCTGTTCCAGCACCTTTTCTGGTTCTTCGGCCATCCCGAAGTCTACATCGTCGCCTTGCCGGCCTTCGGCATCATTTCCGATCTGATCAGCATCCATGCGCGGAAGAACATCTTCGGCTATCGCATGATGGTTTGGGCTATCGTGGCAATCGGCGCCCTCAGCTTTGTCGTATGGGCGCACCACATGTATGTGAGCGGCATGAACCCGTATTTCGGGTTCTTCTTCGCCACCACGACGCTTATCATCGCCATCCCGACCGCCATCAAGGTTTACAACTGGGTGCTAACCCTGTGGCGCGGCGATATTCATCTCACCGTTCCGATGCTGTTCGCCCTCGCGTTCATCGTCACGTTCGTGAACGGCGGCCTGACCGGCCTGTTCCTCGGCAACGTGGTTGTGGACGTACCGCTGTCCGACACCATGTTCGTTGTCGCGCACTTTCACATGGTGATGGGCATTGCGCCGATCATGGCCGTGTTTGGCGGGATCTATCATTGGTATCCAAAAGTCACCGGACGAATGCTCAATGAGGCGCTTGGACGATTCCACTTCTGGGTCTCGTTCCTCGGGGCCTATGCGATTTTCTTCCCCATGCACTATCTGGGCCTGCTGGGCGTGCCCCGCCGCTATTACGAAATTGGCGAAACGGCCTTCGTCCCGGCATCCGCCCATGACCTCAATGCGTTCATGAGCGTGGCGGCCCTGATTGTCGGCTTCGCCCAGCTTGTGTTCCTGTTCAATCTGATCTGGAGCCTGTTCAAAGGAAAAGAGGCTGGCGGCAATCCCTGGGGAGCCGCGTCGCTGGAATGGCAAACCCCGCAGACCCCGCCGGGGCATGGCAACTGGGGCAAGGAGCTCCCGATCGTCTATCGCTGGGCCTACGATTACAGCGTACCCGGCGCCATCAGGGATTTCGTGCCGCAAAATGAACCGCCGACCACATTATCGGCGCAGGGGGCCCACCCGTGA
- the coxB gene encoding cytochrome c oxidase subunit II, which yields MAVALILLLVAVASVLFHLFSPWWWTPLASNWGYIDDTITLTFWITGAVFSAVVVFMAYCVFRFRHKEGRQAAYNPENKKLEWWLSIGTAIGVAAMLAPGLVVWHQFVTVPADATEVEVMGQQWMWSYRLPGKDGKLGSTDARKISSDNPMGLNPDDPNGQDDVVVQNDDLHLPVGKPVKVLLRSIDVLHDFYVPEFRAKMDMIPGSVTYYWFTPTRTGTFEVLCAELCGVAHAQMRSKVIVQEEKDYHAWLEKQQTFAELSGPRNVAKAAYKTESE from the coding sequence ATGGCTGTAGCGCTCATACTGCTTTTGGTAGCGGTCGCCTCGGTGCTGTTTCACCTCTTCAGCCCGTGGTGGTGGACACCGCTCGCCTCAAACTGGGGCTACATCGACGACACGATTACCCTGACGTTTTGGATCACGGGGGCGGTTTTCTCCGCAGTCGTTGTGTTCATGGCTTATTGTGTCTTCCGCTTTCGTCACAAGGAGGGAAGGCAGGCAGCCTACAATCCCGAAAACAAAAAGCTCGAATGGTGGCTCAGCATCGGAACCGCAATCGGCGTCGCAGCCATGTTGGCGCCCGGCTTGGTTGTCTGGCACCAGTTCGTCACGGTTCCTGCCGACGCGACCGAGGTCGAGGTCATGGGACAGCAGTGGATGTGGAGCTATCGGCTTCCCGGAAAGGACGGCAAGCTCGGTTCTACCGATGCCCGCAAGATCAGTTCCGACAATCCTATGGGATTGAATCCTGACGATCCAAACGGACAAGACGACGTCGTCGTTCAAAACGACGACCTGCACCTGCCGGTTGGGAAACCAGTGAAGGTGTTGCTCCGCTCAATTGACGTCCTGCATGATTTCTATGTGCCCGAGTTCCGGGCGAAGATGGATATGATTCCGGGCTCGGTTACATATTACTGGTTCACGCCCACCCGCACCGGAACATTCGAGGTTCTCTGTGCGGAACTCTGCGGTGTCGCGCATGCGCAGATGCGGAGCAAGGTCATCGTTCAGGAAGAGAAAGATTATCACGCGTGGCTGGAGAAGCAGCAGACGTTCGCCGAGCTATCGGGGCCGCGCAACGTCGCGAAGGCGGCTTATAAGACAGAAAGCGAATGA
- a CDS encoding DUF2189 domain-containing protein, translating to MATQYFARPKLQWFGVSAAYVVRKISISDLRDALRLGWEDFQAIPTHAVVLCAIYPVLGLVLFRLVLGYSVLPLLFPLAAGFTLIGPFAALGLYELSRRRERGEEAAAWHVVHVLRAPSFGAILGLGTLLLALFLTWIAIADTIYVATFGHAPAASIPDFARRVLTTPEGWSLIIVGCGVGFLFAVVALCVSVVSFPLMLDRHASAIDAIRTSLRAVMENPFAMAEWGLIVAVLLVIGSLPLFVGLAVVLPVLGHATWHLYRKVIEPDPNPPEEQPRPPIGRRYAADFPASLFPWSRESK from the coding sequence ATGGCCACACAGTATTTCGCAAGACCTAAACTACAATGGTTCGGCGTCTCCGCTGCGTATGTCGTTCGCAAAATCAGCATTTCCGACTTGCGCGACGCGCTGCGCCTTGGCTGGGAAGACTTCCAGGCCATACCAACTCACGCCGTTGTCCTGTGCGCGATTTATCCCGTTCTCGGGCTTGTTCTGTTCAGACTGGTCCTTGGCTATTCCGTGCTGCCGCTGCTCTTTCCGCTGGCCGCCGGTTTTACGTTGATCGGTCCTTTTGCCGCGCTCGGCCTCTACGAGCTCAGCCGCCGCCGCGAGCGCGGCGAGGAAGCCGCAGCGTGGCACGTAGTACACGTGCTGCGCGCGCCGTCTTTCGGCGCCATTCTCGGACTCGGCACGCTCCTGCTCGCTTTGTTCCTGACTTGGATCGCCATTGCGGACACTATCTACGTTGCAACCTTCGGCCATGCTCCCGCTGCAAGCATCCCTGATTTCGCAAGGCGCGTGTTGACGACGCCAGAAGGTTGGTCGCTGATCATCGTCGGCTGCGGCGTCGGCTTCCTGTTCGCCGTCGTGGCCCTCTGCGTCAGTGTTGTGTCGTTTCCGTTGATGCTCGACCGGCATGCGTCTGCGATAGACGCAATCCGGACGTCGCTGCGGGCCGTGATGGAGAATCCATTTGCGATGGCCGAATGGGGGCTGATTGTTGCGGTACTGCTGGTGATCGGTTCGCTACCGCTCTTCGTCGGCCTCGCTGTCGTTCTTCCGGTGCTCGGTCATGCCACCTGGCACCTTTATCGGAAGGTGATCGAGCCTGACCCGAATCCCCCAGAAGAACAGCCCCGCCCGCCAATAGGTCGCCGCTATGCGGCAGATTTCCCGGCTTCTCTCTTTCCCTGGAGCCGTGAGAGCAAGTGA
- a CDS encoding aminoacyl-tRNA deacylase, translating into MSIAPTLQRYLTAENIQYDVISHDPTMSSARTAEACRISGDRLAKAIVLRRNAGYVLAVLPASHHLRLSDLRDQLGDNVEMAEEPEIDPLFPDCSHGAVPPLGHCYALPLIVDDSIEAQPEIYMEAGDHETLLRISHAQFARLMGNARHGRFSEKLPHRISSSIVWG; encoded by the coding sequence ATGTCCATAGCTCCCACACTCCAGCGATACTTGACTGCGGAAAACATCCAATACGATGTGATCTCGCATGACCCTACCATGTCATCCGCACGTACCGCCGAGGCTTGTCGGATTTCGGGGGATCGTTTGGCCAAGGCAATCGTGTTGCGGCGCAATGCCGGCTATGTACTTGCCGTCCTGCCAGCGTCGCATCACCTTCGCCTTTCGGATTTGAGGGACCAGCTTGGCGATAATGTTGAAATGGCCGAGGAACCCGAGATCGATCCGCTGTTCCCGGATTGCTCGCACGGGGCTGTTCCACCCCTCGGTCACTGTTACGCGCTGCCTCTCATCGTGGACGACAGCATCGAGGCGCAGCCAGAAATCTATATGGAGGCGGGCGATCACGAGACGCTGCTCCGTATAAGTCATGCGCAGTTTGCTCGCTTGATGGGAAATGCACGACACGGCCGCTTTAGCGAGAAGCTGCCGCACAGGATAAGCAGCTCGATTGTGTGGGGGTAA
- a CDS encoding CBS domain-containing protein has product MTTVRQLLDQKGRNIWSIHPDATVFDAVAKMADKDIGSLVVMEGEELVGIITERDYARNVVLKGKTSPATPVRDIMERHVVIAQPEQSVDQCMAVMSEKRVRHLPVFEGNKPIGIVSIGDLVKSIIGDQKFVIVQLEQYIHGERAIVDG; this is encoded by the coding sequence ATGACTACGGTGCGACAGTTGCTTGATCAGAAGGGCAGGAACATTTGGTCTATTCACCCGGACGCTACCGTCTTCGATGCCGTCGCGAAAATGGCTGACAAAGACATTGGATCGTTGGTAGTGATGGAAGGCGAGGAACTCGTTGGCATCATCACCGAAAGGGACTATGCGCGGAATGTTGTTCTCAAGGGTAAGACGTCTCCCGCAACACCCGTGCGGGACATCATGGAAAGACACGTCGTCATTGCACAGCCAGAACAATCCGTTGACCAATGCATGGCCGTCATGAGTGAGAAGCGCGTGCGCCATCTGCCCGTCTTTGAGGGAAATAAGCCAATCGGCATTGTTTCAATCGGCGATCTCGTCAAAAGCATAATCGGTGATCAGAAGTTCGTCATTGTTCAGCTCGAGCAGTACATCCACGGTGAACGGGCCATTGTGGACGGTTGA
- a CDS encoding VOC family protein has translation MPNVDVISVHHVCLVVQDREAADAFYIGVLGFQPHHGVKSWLVLNDTSTLHLVAIPGTAPRNASPHRPIQHFALQVSNLANVLTILLQAGQKPFQMDGKMKEHFLVDPGDPLTFGTGTLFVRDPDGNLIEFIEEGKGLFSVEMRPRLEIVESNPDQSSGNHGSVEGFSSSLGAPG, from the coding sequence ATGCCGAACGTCGATGTCATATCCGTCCATCACGTCTGTCTCGTCGTGCAAGATCGGGAAGCCGCCGATGCGTTCTATATCGGGGTTCTCGGCTTTCAACCGCATCACGGAGTGAAATCATGGCTGGTCCTGAACGACACCAGCACGCTGCACCTGGTCGCCATTCCCGGTACCGCACCAAGGAATGCGTCCCCGCACCGTCCTATCCAGCATTTCGCCCTGCAGGTCTCCAATCTTGCGAACGTACTCACAATCCTTCTGCAAGCAGGACAGAAGCCATTCCAGATGGATGGCAAGATGAAGGAACACTTTTTGGTCGATCCCGGCGATCCTCTGACTTTCGGGACTGGAACCCTTTTTGTGCGCGATCCGGACGGCAACCTCATCGAGTTTATCGAGGAGGGAAAGGGACTTTTCTCGGTTGAGATGCGGCCAAGATTGGAAATAGTTGAGTCCAACCCTGACCAAAGCAGCGGCAACCATGGCTCAGTTGAAGGATTCTCCTCCTCGCTCGGCGCGCCAGGATAA
- a CDS encoding c-type cytochrome, with protein MLNALCLTILVVLSATLAFGAIRARRLKYPILRWGCVSLAGLAAAAFALPAILMAAGLYRSHARHAPLPDIKVAMTSERIHRGQAIASAYCGACHSSAGTLTGGRDLGAHLPMQVGRFIAANLTPVGQLSRWSDGEIFRAIRNGVDADGHWLMVMSLTNVSKLSDDDIQALVAYIRSVPAAGRPTPNPPDALNPLGLVMLGAGQLPTGKPVFTGAITAPPKAATAGYGAYILSYHDCRTCHGADLLGGMPGQIGTIGPGLTVVKDWKLEQFIATLRTGIDPNGYHLDGDRMPWRAIGKMDDEELGAIYAYLKDLPDSPNAATH; from the coding sequence ATGTTGAATGCGCTCTGCTTAACGATCCTTGTCGTCCTCTCTGCGACCCTGGCCTTTGGGGCCATTCGGGCCCGACGGTTGAAATACCCGATTCTCAGATGGGGATGCGTAAGCCTGGCGGGACTGGCGGCCGCTGCGTTTGCCCTGCCCGCTATCTTGATGGCCGCGGGGCTTTACAGATCGCACGCCCGCCACGCCCCGCTGCCTGACATAAAGGTCGCCATGACATCCGAGCGAATTCACCGCGGGCAAGCGATCGCTTCCGCCTATTGTGGCGCCTGTCACTCGAGCGCGGGCACGCTGACGGGTGGGAGAGACCTTGGTGCGCATCTGCCCATGCAGGTAGGCCGCTTCATCGCGGCCAACCTGACCCCGGTCGGGCAACTGAGCCGGTGGTCGGACGGCGAAATCTTCCGGGCGATCCGTAATGGTGTCGACGCCGACGGACATTGGCTCATGGTCATGTCGCTCACCAATGTCAGCAAACTGAGTGATGATGATATTCAAGCTCTCGTTGCCTATATCCGCAGCGTGCCCGCCGCAGGCCGGCCGACGCCAAATCCGCCGGATGCGTTGAACCCGCTGGGGCTCGTGATGTTGGGCGCCGGGCAACTGCCGACCGGCAAGCCCGTCTTCACCGGTGCCATCACCGCTCCGCCCAAAGCGGCGACCGCCGGATACGGCGCCTACATCCTCTCCTACCATGACTGCCGCACCTGTCATGGCGCCGATCTACTCGGCGGCATGCCCGGGCAGATTGGTACGATCGGACCCGGTCTCACTGTGGTGAAGGACTGGAAGCTCGAGCAATTCATCGCCACCCTGCGTACCGGCATCGATCCCAATGGCTATCACCTTGACGGCGATCGGATGCCCTGGCGTGCGATCGGCAAGATGGACGATGAAGAACTGGGCGCAATCTACGCCTATCTCAAAGATCTGCCGGATTCCCCAAATGCCGCCACACACTGA
- a CDS encoding helix-turn-helix domain-containing protein, with the protein MHRRINFSDNSLIRTAGEAGTDQALRRLTSDEWASSLKQACANDLVGIDPKAFVGWFSPFQVHGLKAINAGSNIGRVNRTSQHARRDGLEDYSLIFQLTGRSAIDHNDKLLELDTGDLILVDPTRPITVFNEPGGVRHMALHLPRRQLVAHLGFEPKGVLHRGGTAANRLLLQLMIEASRGNGPSDALPAAQMQLVVYDLLAALFAPSGDERGSAHTDKLFAGICSMIEAQLADPELTPSVVAAEARISVRYLQKLFSARGTTCSHFIHSLRLDHASRLLQRRALSRSEEPLSEIAFACGFLDYAHFSRKFRERFGHPPSTHSAIAVRKSTSDMALPD; encoded by the coding sequence TTGCATAGAAGAATCAATTTTTCCGACAACAGCCTGATAAGAACGGCGGGCGAAGCCGGAACAGATCAAGCCCTTAGAAGACTAACAAGTGACGAGTGGGCGTCATCGCTGAAACAGGCATGTGCAAATGATCTCGTGGGGATCGATCCAAAAGCATTCGTGGGCTGGTTTAGCCCCTTCCAGGTGCACGGGCTGAAGGCAATCAACGCTGGCAGCAATATTGGCAGAGTCAACCGCACTTCACAGCACGCCCGTCGTGATGGTCTTGAGGATTACAGCCTGATCTTTCAGCTAACAGGCAGATCGGCGATAGATCACAACGACAAGCTTCTTGAGCTGGACACTGGCGATTTGATACTCGTCGATCCCACGCGCCCGATAACCGTCTTTAATGAGCCGGGCGGCGTTCGCCATATGGCACTTCATCTGCCGCGCCGGCAGCTTGTCGCTCATTTGGGCTTTGAACCAAAGGGCGTGCTCCATCGGGGCGGGACTGCCGCCAACCGCTTGCTCCTGCAGCTCATGATCGAAGCCTCTCGAGGAAACGGCCCCTCCGACGCTTTGCCGGCAGCCCAAATGCAGCTGGTCGTCTATGATTTGCTCGCCGCCCTTTTTGCGCCATCGGGCGACGAACGTGGCTCGGCTCATACTGACAAGCTGTTCGCCGGTATCTGCAGCATGATCGAAGCGCAGTTGGCTGATCCCGAGCTGACCCCGTCCGTCGTCGCCGCCGAAGCCCGGATCTCGGTTCGCTATCTTCAAAAACTCTTCAGCGCGCGCGGCACGACCTGTAGCCACTTCATTCATTCGCTCCGCCTTGATCACGCGTCGCGCCTGCTTCAGCGCCGCGCACTCTCCAGGAGCGAGGAGCCTCTCAGCGAGATTGCGTTCGCGTGCGGCTTTCTCGACTATGCACATTTTTCGCGCAAATTTCGCGAGCGCTTCGGTCATCCTCCAAGCACGCATTCGGCCATCGCCGTGCGCAAATCGACAAGCGACATGGCGCTGCCTGACTAA
- a CDS encoding class I SAM-dependent methyltransferase, with product MPDGETVENPNQLSCLQDPRPYSLGHSDTEIRRLLLQAEMLRPITERLLRRADLREGMRVLDMGCGTGDVAMLAAAIVGPTGSVVGVDQSEETVSLARRRADERNFGNVSFEVATLPDLAGPKDFDVAIGRYVLVHQSDPVAFLRDIAKCVKPGGLIVCHEVYPRFTLWSSPPLALWEEIGIFLHEAAVHLPGVDACEGMHQTLEKAGLQQGEVYYELPVAQNARSPLIEWVASSVRAFLPLAKARAVADEAALDPSTLEQGSRDAMQNAGSHVTAWLQVCAWATV from the coding sequence ATGCCGGATGGCGAAACAGTCGAAAATCCAAATCAGCTTTCGTGCCTTCAGGACCCGAGACCCTATTCGCTCGGCCATTCCGACACCGAGATTCGACGCCTTCTGCTGCAGGCAGAGATGTTGCGGCCGATAACGGAGCGGCTTCTGCGGCGAGCCGACCTCCGCGAAGGGATGCGGGTTCTGGACATGGGATGCGGTACGGGGGACGTGGCGATGCTCGCGGCCGCCATCGTGGGGCCAACCGGTTCTGTCGTCGGAGTGGATCAGAGCGAGGAAACCGTCAGCCTTGCGCGCCGAAGAGCAGATGAGAGGAACTTCGGCAATGTCAGCTTCGAGGTCGCAACACTGCCGGATCTGGCAGGCCCGAAGGATTTCGACGTGGCCATCGGCCGTTATGTGCTGGTCCATCAATCGGACCCGGTCGCTTTCCTCCGGGATATCGCAAAATGCGTCAAGCCCGGCGGTTTGATCGTGTGCCACGAGGTGTATCCCCGGTTTACTCTGTGGTCGAGTCCGCCGCTCGCGCTGTGGGAAGAGATCGGCATCTTTCTGCACGAGGCTGCGGTCCATCTGCCGGGCGTCGATGCCTGTGAGGGCATGCATCAAACCCTTGAAAAGGCCGGCCTTCAGCAAGGTGAAGTCTATTATGAACTTCCCGTCGCACAGAATGCCCGGTCGCCGCTCATCGAGTGGGTCGCCAGTTCGGTACGTGCCTTCCTCCCCCTTGCCAAAGCAAGGGCAGTCGCAGATGAAGCGGCACTCGATCCATCCACGCTCGAGCAAGGATCGCGGGACGCAATGCAGAACGCAGGAAGCCATGTGACAGCCTGGCTACAGGTTTGTGCATGGGCCACCGTATAA
- a CDS encoding nuclear transport factor 2 family protein: MSREMSREDFNKNLVCGLANALNDHDLMRARSYLTDDLHFIGVFGPTLEGADVYLDAMGRLGAQQTILKCLAEHDDVACFYELSLPAKPEIRLFGCGWFTIDSDRINSIRVVFDPTPLGKT; encoded by the coding sequence ATGAGCAGAGAAATGAGTAGAGAAGACTTCAATAAAAACCTGGTCTGCGGTTTGGCGAACGCCCTCAACGATCACGATTTGATGCGCGCGAGGAGCTACTTGACGGATGATCTACATTTTATTGGCGTCTTCGGCCCGACGCTCGAAGGAGCGGATGTCTATCTGGACGCCATGGGGCGCCTTGGCGCCCAACAGACGATATTGAAATGTCTTGCAGAACACGACGATGTTGCTTGTTTTTACGAGCTTTCATTGCCCGCAAAACCGGAAATCAGGCTTTTCGGCTGTGGATGGTTCACCATCGATAGCGACAGGATCAATTCGATCCGCGTCGTGTTCGATCCGACGCCGCTCGGCAAGACCTGA
- a CDS encoding FAD-dependent monooxygenase: MRILIVGAGIAGLALAKAMEQRGMEAQLIERQREVQTAGAGLFLPGNAVRAIEQLGLFEDVAVKAVPIKRQLIFDAGGKVLNTIETEDFWRGCGPCLSLPRKEMQDVLKASLRRSTTAFGRSIASLVQDSAGCLVTFDDGAAAKYDFVVGADGMHSKVRELVSLGGSARYVGTVCWRFIAKNTSGIDCWTAMLGSGRTLLAIPVNRTDVYVYADIAIPGDGAPDLPPDSPLRSLFKDFSGPVFPLIDGLSAETPIHYGPIEEVRLKDWINGRVVLLGDAAHGCSPNMAEGAGMAMEDALVLAEELSRGTDITKALRAYMERRRPRVDWVQNQCRARDKMRSLPALPRAAVLRLFGTSLYKRSYSPLLKSF; the protein is encoded by the coding sequence ATGCGAATTCTGATTGTGGGGGCTGGCATTGCCGGTCTCGCCCTGGCAAAGGCCATGGAGCAGCGGGGGATGGAGGCGCAGTTGATCGAGCGCCAGCGAGAGGTGCAGACCGCTGGAGCTGGGCTGTTTCTGCCTGGAAATGCAGTCCGGGCGATCGAGCAGCTTGGGCTGTTTGAAGACGTCGCCGTAAAAGCGGTCCCGATCAAGCGTCAACTCATCTTTGACGCTGGCGGCAAAGTCCTGAACACGATCGAGACAGAAGACTTTTGGCGTGGCTGCGGACCTTGCCTCTCGCTGCCACGCAAGGAGATGCAGGACGTTCTGAAGGCCTCTCTCAGGCGTTCGACCACTGCCTTCGGCAGATCCATCGCGAGCCTGGTCCAGGATTCCGCTGGATGTTTAGTCACCTTCGACGATGGCGCGGCTGCTAAATATGATTTTGTCGTTGGCGCCGATGGGATGCACTCGAAAGTTCGAGAGCTGGTCTCATTGGGCGGATCAGCGCGTTATGTGGGCACGGTGTGCTGGCGGTTCATCGCCAAAAACACCTCTGGTATCGATTGTTGGACCGCGATGCTCGGAAGTGGCCGCACCTTGCTGGCGATCCCGGTCAACCGAACGGATGTTTATGTTTATGCAGATATCGCTATCCCCGGTGACGGGGCCCCCGACCTGCCGCCAGATTCACCTCTTCGATCGCTGTTTAAGGATTTTTCCGGACCGGTATTTCCGCTGATCGACGGCTTATCCGCGGAGACGCCCATCCATTATGGGCCCATTGAGGAGGTGCGGCTGAAGGATTGGATAAACGGCCGCGTCGTTCTGTTGGGCGATGCTGCGCACGGCTGTTCGCCAAATATGGCAGAAGGCGCAGGCATGGCGATGGAGGATGCTCTTGTTTTGGCGGAGGAGTTGTCTCGTGGCACGGACATCACGAAGGCTCTTCGCGCGTATATGGAAAGACGAAGACCCAGAGTCGATTGGGTACAGAACCAATGTCGCGCGCGCGATAAAATGCGCTCGCTGCCAGCTTTGCCGAGAGCTGCCGTGCTGCGATTATTTGGGACTTCACTTTACAAGCGCAGCTACTCGCCGTTGCTCAAGTCTTTTTGA
- a CDS encoding helix-turn-helix transcriptional regulator, with protein MGRSTRLLALLQALRGRRHPVTAATLARELEVSERTIYRDLSELAAQGAPIQGEAGVGYILGPGLFLPPLMLTEDETEAVLLGLRYVDQRGDDVLAKAAEGVRAKITAVLSREMQATANTPLSIPGPGGKEFPENRVPLALLRSAIRTQKRLAIEYVDEQERRTGRVVWPIQLGFMDSARVLTARCELRKAFRFFRTDRILSAELRDRYPARRTDLLRDFQAQLRDEQHRRDAPDRI; from the coding sequence ATGGGCCGTTCCACCCGCCTTCTTGCTTTGCTGCAAGCGCTTCGGGGCCGCCGTCATCCGGTGACGGCCGCGACGCTCGCTCGGGAGCTGGAGGTTTCCGAGCGCACGATCTATCGCGACCTATCGGAACTGGCGGCCCAGGGCGCGCCGATCCAGGGTGAAGCCGGCGTCGGCTATATCCTTGGTCCCGGGCTGTTTCTGCCGCCGCTCATGCTGACCGAAGACGAGACCGAGGCCGTTCTGCTTGGACTGCGCTATGTCGATCAGCGCGGCGACGACGTGTTGGCGAAAGCTGCCGAGGGTGTCCGTGCCAAGATCACGGCCGTATTATCCCGAGAGATGCAGGCGACCGCAAACACGCCGCTGTCGATCCCGGGACCCGGCGGCAAAGAGTTTCCGGAGAACAGGGTGCCCCTGGCCCTCCTGCGGTCCGCGATCCGGACACAGAAACGGCTGGCCATCGAATATGTTGACGAGCAGGAACGTCGTACCGGGCGTGTCGTATGGCCGATCCAGCTCGGCTTCATGGACAGCGCACGCGTGCTGACAGCCCGGTGCGAACTGCGCAAGGCATTCCGATTCTTCAGAACCGACCGGATCCTCTCGGCCGAGCTGCGCGACCGTTACCCGGCGCGGCGGACAGACCTGTTGCGCGATTTTCAAGCCCAGCTGCGGGATGAGCAGCATCGTCGCGATGCTCCTGACAGAATTTGA
- a CDS encoding nuclear transport factor 2 family protein: MRNVSADALPQVILDHVAAYRRHDAEAFMATLAPDALINDIQREFLGHPAIRAWADKEIFGPKVTLETEAAFEHFGNTIVRFRVDGDFDKSNLPDPLILTYYFAVQDDRITQLIILHNKAVAI, encoded by the coding sequence ATGCGGAACGTATCGGCCGACGCATTGCCCCAGGTCATCCTGGACCACGTGGCCGCCTATCGGCGCCACGACGCCGAGGCGTTCATGGCGACGCTGGCGCCCGATGCGCTCATCAACGACATTCAGCGCGAATTTCTCGGGCATCCGGCGATCCGCGCCTGGGCGGACAAGGAGATCTTCGGCCCCAAGGTGACGCTGGAGACCGAGGCGGCCTTCGAGCACTTCGGAAACACGATCGTCCGCTTCCGCGTCGATGGCGACTTCGACAAGTCGAACCTGCCAGACCCCTTGATCCTCACTTACTATTTCGCCGTCCAGGACGACCGCATCACCCAGCTCATCATCCTGCATAACAAGGCCGTCGCGATCTGA